The sequence ATCAAGAATCGGCTCGCCGACTGTTCGATTTATTTTTCCTGGGGCAGTTCGTCTTAGCCTCGCTCATGGCTCCCAGCTTCGCCTCGGGAACGCTTACCGGCGAGAAAGAACGTAAAACGTACGAAATGCTGCTGGCCAGTCCGCTTAAGCCGGGGGCGATCGTCGTCGGCAAGCTGCTCGCTTCGTTGGCCCACTTGGCGTTGCTGATCTTCACCTCGCTTCCGATCGTGATGCTTTGTTTACCGCTAGGTGGTGTTTCGCTTTACGAACTGCTGGCCGCATACGCAATTTTGATGGTCGCGGTGGCGACATTCGGCATGATTAGTGTCGCTTGTAGCAGCTTCTTTCAGCGGACCTCCTCATCGTTGGTGGTTTCTTATCTGCTGATCTTGCCGATCGCTTTGGCAGGTGCTTTCTTTTGGCGGATGCTAGGGGAGGACGGTAGTTTGCGCCTGGTCGTGTTGTTGATGACCGTCCCTCTGTTGGCATTGGCGACAATCGTACTGCTTTCCGCCTACACGGCCCAAACGCTGCTTTACCCGAACGATGTCGGCAGCGAAGGAAAGGAAGTCATCGACTTAGACAAAGAGGCCCGCGAAGCTGTGGGGCTGGTGATCCAACGCGACCAGTTCCCCGACCGTTTCTTTGCGCCCCCCAAGCGGTCGCAGCTGTTAGATGACCATAGAAATCCGGTTTACGACAAAGAGATTCACAGCGAAATCTTCGCTCAAGGAACGCTCATGCTCCGTTTGGTCATCCAAATCAGCATGTTCCTGGCGATTCCGCTTATGGCCGTTTGCCTCTATTTCAAGCCGCAGTACGCTCCGCTGTACATGGCCTATGTGATCTTGTTCAACATCCTGGTGGGGCCGGTGTTCTCGGCAGGAAGCATTACTTCGGAACGGGAACGCGAGACGCTCGATTTGCTGCTTACGACCGAGATTTCCCCCTGGATGATTCTTTCCGGCAAATTGATCGCCGGCTTCCGAGTTTCCAGCGTGCTGACTTGCTTTTTGCTCTGGCCGCTCGCGTTGGCGTGCTTGATGGTGCCTTACTATTGGACCAACTGGCTTTCTGTCTTGGCCTATCTCTTGGTGGTTTTGGTGACTTGCATCACAACGTCCATGCTGGCGTTATTCTGCTCGGTAATGTTCCGTAAGACTTCTCACAGCTTGATGTGTACCTATCTGGTCATTATCGCCCTGTTTTGTGGGACGCTGGCCTTCGACTACTTTGCCCAGCTGGCATTCACACCGATAACGAACACTTCGGTTGTCGAATACACTTCCGCAGGTTTGCTTGAAGAAAACAAGCCTGAAACGTCCCC comes from Bremerella cremea and encodes:
- a CDS encoding ABC transporter permease; this encodes MYLLENPVLQRELLVNLRTARAFLLLLAYQVLLAAIVYFAWPQVERLDLSTDQESARRLFDLFFLGQFVLASLMAPSFASGTLTGEKERKTYEMLLASPLKPGAIVVGKLLASLAHLALLIFTSLPIVMLCLPLGGVSLYELLAAYAILMVAVATFGMISVACSSFFQRTSSSLVVSYLLILPIALAGAFFWRMLGEDGSLRLVVLLMTVPLLALATIVLLSAYTAQTLLYPNDVGSEGKEVIDLDKEAREAVGLVIQRDQFPDRFFAPPKRSQLLDDHRNPVYDKEIHSEIFAQGTLMLRLVIQISMFLAIPLMAVCLYFKPQYAPLYMAYVILFNILVGPVFSAGSITSERERETLDLLLTTEISPWMILSGKLIAGFRVSSVLTCFLLWPLALACLMVPYYWTNWLSVLAYLLVVLVTCITTSMLALFCSVMFRKTSHSLMCTYLVIIALFCGTLAFDYFAQLAFTPITNTSVVEYTSAGLLEENKPETSPVVQFAEQLTLASPFSALWDVPLEVDLDGATDNAGNWTRFGLYLGFTIGANLILFGLMVWLFRTRWRVAY